The genomic stretch ATTTCACCTGGCCGGAGGGCACCACCCTCGCGGCGCTGAACGCGCGCTCCGCCGGGACGCTGATGGAGGCGCTCGGCATCGTCTTCACCGAACTCGGCGAAGGCTACCTGCGCGCCACCATGCCGGTGGACGCGCGCACCCACCAGCCCTACGGCCTGCTGCATGGCGGCGCTTCGGTGGCGCTGGCGGAAACCCTGGGCAGCAGCGCCGGCGCGCTGCTGGCCGGCGGCAACGCGGTGGTGGGACTGGAGATCAACGCCAACCACCTGCGCGCGGTGCGCGAAGGCACCGTCACCGGCACCACCCGGCCCCTCCACATCGGTCGCAGTACCCAGGTGTGGGAGATCGAGATCGAGGACGAGGCCGGCAGGCCGGTCTGCATCAGCCGGATCACCCTGGCAGTGCTGCCACAGCCCCCCGCTTCCGCCTGACGGCACCGGCGCAGCTGCGCTGGACGCGGGCGCGGGCCTTGCCGCTTCCCCCTTACACTTGCCGCCTCTCTTCCCGGCGCCCCCACCGTCGCCCATGCGCGCGTTCCGTTATCTGTATCGCCTGCCGCTGTTCGCCTGGCACGTCCTGATCCACCTGCCGCTGACCCTGCTGCTGATCGCCATCGGCAACGGCGGGCCGCTGTCGCACGGCATCGTGCGCTGGTGGGCGGGCGGGCTGCTGCGGGTGTTCGGGATGCGGGTGCAGCGCGTCGGCACGCCGCTGCCGGGTGGCACCTTGTTCGTCGCCAACCACGTCAGCTG from Thermomonas sp. XSG encodes the following:
- a CDS encoding hotdog fold thioesterase — its product is MAARDFTWPEGTTLAALNARSAGTLMEALGIVFTELGEGYLRATMPVDARTHQPYGLLHGGASVALAETLGSSAGALLAGGNAVVGLEINANHLRAVREGTVTGTTRPLHIGRSTQVWEIEIEDEAGRPVCISRITLAVLPQPPASA